One genomic window of Sulfurovum lithotrophicum includes the following:
- a CDS encoding ribonucleoside-diphosphate reductase subunit alpha has protein sequence MVRVVKRNGRVETLDVSKIQKYTSAAVEGLEDVSQSELEVDAKLQFRDMISSEEIQTTLIKTAVDKIDIDRPNWTFVAARLFLYDIYHKATGFTGYNHLREYFERGEKEGRIVLGLKDKYDLDDLNDYIKPERDLQFNYLGLRTLYDRYLLKDRNGVPIELPQQLFMGVAMFLAQHEFDCQTWAKKFYDILSKFEVMAATPTLSNARTPRHQLSSCYIGSTPDNIEGIFDGYKEMALLSKFGGGIGWDWSLVRGMGSYIDGHKHAAGGIVPFLKIANDVAIAVDQLGTRKGAIAVYLEPWHVDVRDFLDLKKNSGEERRRAHDLFPALWLNDLFMKRVEEDATWTLFDPYEVRELTELYGEAFEERYIELEHSEENITKEVISAKGLWKEILRSYFETGNPFLTFKDAANRANPNKHVGIIRSSNLCTEIFQNTAPNTYKTRFIFTDGSVESHDENEMLTVDNGTTKPAKKVTALDSLNGKQIWIVDKEKIDGDTAVCNLASINLSKIHTAEDIARVVPTAVRMLDNVIDLNFYPLAKVKRTNEKSRSIGLGVMGEAQMLAENQIEWGSYEHFTKIDEVMESVSYYAIEASSNLALEKGKYPTFDGSDWSKGIFPIDKANENACKLVDRGGLFGYSHDWMALREKVKTDGMRNGYLMAVAPTSSISILTGTTQAIEPVYKRKWFEENLSGLIPVTAPKLSPDTWQYYTPAYDLDQNVLIKAGAIRQKWIDQGQSLNIFITLDKASGKYLNEIYMNAWKFGLKSTYYLRSQSPESSNDVEDRSQECVGCQ, from the coding sequence ATGGTCAGAGTTGTAAAGCGTAACGGAAGAGTAGAAACACTGGATGTATCCAAGATCCAGAAATATACATCGGCAGCGGTTGAAGGGCTTGAAGACGTAAGCCAAAGTGAACTGGAAGTTGATGCCAAACTGCAGTTCCGTGACATGATCTCTTCCGAAGAGATACAGACAACGCTCATCAAGACAGCTGTTGACAAGATCGATATTGACAGACCAAACTGGACCTTCGTTGCCGCCCGACTTTTCCTCTATGACATTTATCATAAAGCAACAGGTTTTACCGGGTATAACCATCTGCGTGAGTACTTTGAACGTGGCGAGAAAGAGGGGCGTATCGTCCTTGGGCTTAAAGACAAGTATGACCTTGATGATCTCAATGACTACATCAAGCCCGAGCGTGATCTGCAGTTCAACTATCTTGGCCTTCGTACACTGTATGACCGATATCTTCTCAAGGACAGAAACGGTGTACCCATCGAACTGCCGCAGCAGCTTTTCATGGGTGTTGCGATGTTCCTTGCACAGCATGAGTTCGACTGTCAGACCTGGGCAAAGAAATTCTATGACATTTTGAGTAAATTCGAGGTCATGGCGGCAACCCCGACACTCTCCAATGCCAGAACACCACGACACCAGCTCAGCTCATGCTACATCGGATCCACTCCTGATAACATCGAAGGAATCTTTGACGGATACAAAGAGATGGCGCTGCTTTCCAAATTCGGTGGCGGTATCGGTTGGGACTGGTCTCTGGTCCGGGGTATGGGTTCCTACATTGATGGACATAAACATGCTGCCGGCGGTATCGTGCCTTTCCTCAAGATCGCCAATGACGTTGCCATTGCGGTCGATCAGCTTGGGACACGTAAAGGTGCCATAGCCGTCTACCTCGAGCCATGGCATGTGGATGTCAGGGACTTTCTCGATCTCAAGAAGAACTCTGGTGAAGAGCGCCGTAGAGCACACGATCTCTTCCCTGCACTCTGGCTGAACGACCTCTTTATGAAAAGGGTCGAGGAAGATGCAACCTGGACACTCTTCGATCCGTACGAAGTGAGAGAGTTGACAGAACTATACGGTGAAGCATTCGAAGAAAGATATATAGAGCTTGAGCACTCCGAAGAGAACATTACCAAAGAGGTCATTTCAGCCAAAGGGCTATGGAAAGAGATCCTCCGGTCCTATTTTGAGACAGGAAACCCCTTTCTTACCTTCAAGGATGCTGCCAACAGGGCTAACCCAAACAAACATGTAGGTATCATCAGATCTTCCAATCTCTGTACGGAGATCTTTCAGAACACCGCACCCAATACCTATAAAACACGCTTCATCTTCACGGATGGCAGTGTAGAGTCTCACGACGAGAATGAAATGTTGACAGTTGACAACGGTACGACCAAGCCTGCCAAAAAAGTAACGGCACTTGACAGCCTGAACGGCAAACAGATATGGATCGTTGACAAAGAGAAGATAGACGGTGACACCGCTGTATGTAACCTTGCTTCCATCAACCTCTCCAAGATCCATACAGCCGAAGACATTGCACGCGTGGTACCGACTGCTGTACGCATGCTCGACAATGTCATCGATCTGAACTTCTACCCACTGGCAAAAGTGAAGAGAACTAACGAAAAATCAAGGTCAATCGGACTCGGTGTAATGGGTGAAGCACAGATGCTGGCAGAAAACCAGATCGAATGGGGGAGCTATGAACACTTCACCAAGATCGACGAAGTGATGGAATCTGTCTCCTACTATGCCATCGAAGCATCCAGCAATCTTGCACTGGAGAAAGGAAAGTACCCTACCTTTGACGGTTCCGACTGGTCCAAAGGGATCTTCCCTATTGACAAAGCCAATGAGAATGCCTGTAAACTGGTTGACAGAGGAGGCCTCTTTGGTTACAGCCACGACTGGATGGCACTTAGAGAAAAGGTCAAGACGGACGGTATGAGAAACGGTTACCTGATGGCAGTAGCACCCACCTCTTCCATCTCCATTCTCACCGGAACCACCCAGGCGATAGAACCGGTCTACAAAAGAAAATGGTTCGAAGAAAATCTCTCAGGACTCATCCCGGTAACCGCACCTAAGCTTTCTCCGGATACCTGGCAGTACTATACACCGGCATATGATCTTGACCAGAACGTACTCATCAAAGCCGGTGCGATCCGACAGAAGTGGATCGACCAGGGGCAGAGCCTGAACATTTTCATTACCCTGGACAAAGCCAGCGGTAAATACCTCAACGAGATCTATATGAACGCCTGGAAGTTCGGTTTGAAGTCAACGTACTATCTGAGAAGCCAGTCACCTGAAAGTTCTAACGACGTGGAAGATCGCTCGCAAGAGTGTGTTGGTTGTCAATAA
- a CDS encoding citrate synthase, translating to MKKPTVILTDNRSGKSYEYDVLDGTRGPSVVDLRSFFADTGMFTYDPGYTSTASCTSQITFIDGTKGELRYRGIPIEELATEHCYLETCYLLLKGMLPSKESLQDFDLELRHRAFLHEGLTKLFNAFPDNAHPMATLSAAVTALASFYDDHLNVSNEEEYQEMARRLIAKIPTIAAFAYRHSLGIPFIQPDIDLSFTKNFLTMMRAYPGGKMHLGPKGHEEIKEVEVRALDTIFTLHADHEQNASTTVVRGVASTGAHPYVAISSGISALWGRAHGGANESVIAQLEMIGSVENVKKYIAKAKDPNDPFRLMGFGHRVYKNFDPRAKILKTLQDELKEELHLDSRLMEIAGEIEEIALSDEYFISRNLYPNIDFYTGIILTALKIPKTMFTPIFVIGRTVGWITQWIEFKKDPTSKIARPRQLYTGE from the coding sequence ATGAAAAAGCCTACCGTTATACTCACGGACAACAGAAGCGGAAAAAGTTATGAATATGATGTTTTGGATGGGACACGGGGGCCATCGGTAGTAGACCTGCGAAGTTTTTTTGCCGATACGGGTATGTTCACATATGATCCCGGATACACCTCCACAGCAAGCTGTACGTCGCAGATCACTTTTATAGACGGTACGAAGGGAGAATTGCGGTACAGGGGAATCCCCATAGAAGAGCTGGCGACAGAACACTGCTATCTGGAGACCTGCTATCTGCTTTTGAAAGGAATGCTCCCCTCAAAAGAATCTCTGCAGGATTTTGACCTTGAGCTGCGCCATCGGGCCTTTTTGCATGAAGGTCTGACAAAACTTTTCAATGCCTTCCCGGACAATGCCCACCCTATGGCCACGCTTTCTGCTGCTGTAACGGCACTAGCCTCTTTTTACGATGACCATCTCAATGTTTCTAATGAGGAAGAGTATCAGGAGATGGCCAGAAGGCTTATTGCAAAGATCCCGACGATCGCGGCATTTGCTTACCGCCATTCACTGGGCATCCCCTTCATCCAGCCCGATATCGACCTGAGCTTCACGAAAAACTTTCTGACGATGATGCGTGCCTACCCGGGAGGAAAGATGCATTTGGGACCCAAGGGCCACGAGGAGATCAAAGAGGTGGAGGTTAGAGCGCTTGACACCATTTTCACCTTGCATGCAGACCACGAACAGAATGCTTCGACCACCGTGGTAAGAGGTGTGGCTTCGACCGGGGCACATCCCTATGTGGCTATTTCTTCGGGGATCTCCGCACTGTGGGGACGTGCGCATGGCGGTGCGAACGAATCAGTCATCGCACAGCTTGAGATGATCGGTTCGGTTGAGAATGTTAAGAAGTACATTGCCAAAGCAAAAGATCCTAATGATCCGTTCCGACTGATGGGCTTCGGGCACCGTGTCTACAAGAACTTTGATCCGCGTGCGAAGATTTTGAAAACTCTTCAGGATGAGCTCAAAGAGGAGCTGCATCTGGATTCACGCCTGATGGAGATCGCAGGAGAGATAGAAGAGATCGCTCTGAGCGATGAATATTTCATCTCGAGAAACCTCTATCCCAATATTGATTTTTATACCGGTATCATTCTGACAGCGTTGAAGATTCCCAAGACGATGTTTACTCCGATCTTCGTGATCGGAAGAACGGTAGGATGGATCACGCAGTGGATCGAGTTCAAGAAGGATCCAACATCGAAGATCGCCAGACCGAGACAATTGTATACGGGAGAATAA
- a CDS encoding pyrimidine/purine nucleoside phosphorylase codes for MKQFENVNVELEGNSYFDGAVTSRTVNFPDGSRKTLGFMLPGEYEFGTAAAELMEITSGELDVKLPGSDEWLSIKGGESFNVPADSKFQVKVKHVTDYCCSYL; via the coding sequence ATGAAACAGTTTGAGAATGTAAATGTGGAGCTTGAAGGCAACAGCTATTTTGACGGAGCTGTCACAAGCCGTACAGTCAATTTCCCCGACGGGAGCAGGAAGACACTTGGGTTCATGCTCCCCGGAGAGTACGAGTTCGGTACAGCTGCTGCAGAACTTATGGAGATCACCTCCGGTGAACTCGATGTTAAACTGCCGGGCAGTGACGAATGGCTCAGCATCAAGGGAGGAGAATCCTTCAACGTACCGGCTGACAGTAAATTTCAGGTGAAAGTAAAGCATGTGACGGACTACTGCTGCAGCTATTTGTAA